A genomic region of Stenotrophomonas sp. NA06056 contains the following coding sequences:
- a CDS encoding DUF4105 domain-containing protein, with amino-acid sequence MVLLALWVAGLLTYQMPGPGWLGVTAAVLWLLAAAWASWQVARGRGTRRLWAAFAGALALAGLWWLLLTPRQDRDWADDVAQRLHVQSFDGRHVVLDNVRDFTWRTETDYDARWVRRSYDLDQLRSADLVLSYWMGPAIAHTLVSFGFEDGRHLVFSLEIRKERGESFSALGGFFRKFEMTLVASEETDIIRTRTNARGEDVYLYRLHGMDRNQLKALFAAYIEQARQLDATPGFYNTLTSNCTTIVFDLARHIAPRLPLDYRLLASGYLAEYAEEVGVLTPGVPYAELHAKGRITERALKMAPNDDFSTVIRQGVPGTEQDPQQ; translated from the coding sequence ATGGTGCTGCTGGCGCTGTGGGTGGCGGGTCTGTTGACCTACCAGATGCCCGGGCCGGGCTGGCTGGGCGTCACCGCGGCGGTGCTGTGGCTGCTGGCCGCTGCCTGGGCGTCCTGGCAGGTGGCGCGCGGCCGTGGCACGCGCAGGCTGTGGGCGGCCTTTGCCGGCGCGCTGGCGCTTGCCGGGCTGTGGTGGCTACTGCTGACCCCGCGTCAGGACCGCGACTGGGCTGATGATGTGGCGCAGCGCCTGCACGTGCAATCCTTCGATGGCCGCCACGTGGTGCTGGACAACGTGCGCGATTTCACCTGGCGCACCGAGACCGACTACGACGCGCGCTGGGTACGCCGCAGCTACGATCTGGACCAGCTGCGTTCGGCCGACCTGGTGCTGTCGTACTGGATGGGCCCGGCGATCGCTCACACCCTGGTCTCGTTCGGATTCGAGGATGGGCGCCACCTGGTGTTCTCGCTGGAAATCCGCAAGGAACGTGGTGAATCGTTCTCGGCACTGGGCGGTTTCTTCCGCAAGTTCGAGATGACGTTGGTCGCGTCCGAAGAAACCGACATCATCCGCACCCGCACCAACGCGCGCGGCGAGGACGTCTACCTGTATCGCCTGCACGGCATGGACCGTAACCAGCTCAAGGCCCTGTTCGCCGCCTACATCGAGCAGGCACGCCAGCTTGATGCCACGCCCGGCTTCTACAACACGCTGACCAGCAACTGCACCACCATCGTTTTCGATCTGGCACGGCATATCGCCCCGCGCCTGCCGTTGGACTATCGACTGCTGGCGTCGGGCTACCTGGCCGAATACGCGGAGGAGGTGGGCGTGCTCACGCCCGGCGTGCCGTACGCCGAACTGCATGCCAAGGGCCGCATCACCGAGCGTGCGTTGAAGATGGCACCCAACGATGATTTCTCCACCGTGATCCGCCAGGGCGTCCCCGGCACCGAGCAGGACCCGCAGCAATGA
- a CDS encoding GFA family protein, giving the protein MGITTVAGVAVQAQHRASCHCGTVELLLELPEGIVDPRRCDCSMCRRRGAIAASVARDGLQIVRGQAHLRLYQFNTHVAEHYFCGVCGIYTHHRRRSSPDQYGYNVACLEGIDPFALGTIPVNDGVNHPADRTG; this is encoded by the coding sequence ATGGGCATCACCACCGTGGCCGGCGTAGCCGTGCAGGCGCAGCACCGGGCCAGCTGTCATTGCGGCACGGTCGAGCTGCTGCTGGAGCTGCCCGAGGGCATCGTCGACCCGCGCCGCTGCGACTGCTCGATGTGCCGGCGCCGTGGCGCCATCGCCGCCAGCGTGGCACGGGACGGGCTGCAGATCGTGCGCGGCCAGGCCCACCTGCGCCTGTACCAGTTCAACACCCACGTGGCCGAGCACTACTTCTGCGGCGTCTGTGGCATCTACACGCACCACCGCCGCCGCTCCAGCCCGGACCAGTACGGCTACAACGTGGCCTGCCTGGAAGGCATCGATCCGTTCGCGCTGGGAACGATTCCGGTCAATGACGGGGTGAACCACCCCGCCGACCGTACCGGTTAG
- a CDS encoding efflux RND transporter permease subunit: protein MLPRFFIHRPVFAWVLAICIMAFGTIAVTQLPVEQYPDIAPPQVNITANYTGASAETVEDSVTQVIEQQIKGIDHLLYFSSTSSSSGQARITVTFDQSANPDIAQVQVQNSVNQAINRLPQEVQQQGVTVAKSQGDSLMVVSLYDTSRRMERVDVSDFLVSNVQDPISRIAGVGEINVFGSAYAMRVWLDPHKLRAYDLMPSDVRSAIQAQNTQVTAGELGALPSSATQSLNATVTAQSRLQTPEQFRAIILRTLPSGAAVHLGDVARVEIGAENYQTSSYLNGYPAAGFSVTLASGANALATADAVRAELDRLRPTFPPGLQVAYPRDSTPFVRVSIEGVIHTLIEAIVLVVVVMFLFLQNVRATLIPAITVPVVLLGTFGVLAVAGFTINTLTLFAMVLAIGLLVDDAIVVVENVERIIHEEHLPPREATEKSMGEITGALIGITVVLGAVFLPMALFGGSTGIIYRQFSITIASAMALSALVALTLTPALCATLLKPSSAQKPPGRFFAAFNRGVERSQSAYQGRLGGVVAQPRRWMAFYLLLVIAMIALYARMPTGFLPVEDQGQVTFQFSTPEGTPMARTEALGEQISRYFMEHEKQNLDVVFVVVGRNNAGTGQNAGQGFLALKPWDERNGDNTAAAIIARANAYFRKLPDAKVNVLAPPAVRGLGQSSGFELWLQDTSAAGRVALQAAQEKVVRAAGEDDGLTSVRLNGLGDKAELRLDIDHAQASALGLAQADINSTLSAAWGGSYINDFLDRGRVKRVYMQGDQPYRSVPDDIGQWYVRGGNGQMASFASFASSHWARGPQLQQRFNGLPAMQIQGSAAEGRSSGEAMQRMQALVAGQPGFDLQWSGLSYQEQLASNQTLYLYAASIAFIFLCLAALYESWTVPVAVVLVIPLGVIGTVLATTAAGFVNDIYFQVGLLTTIGLSAKNAILIVEFAEARYRAGSSAVEAALQGARLRLRPIVMTSLAFVAGVIPLALATGAGAVSRREIGMSVIGGMLSGTVLAVVLVPLFFVLVRRLGRARPVH from the coding sequence ATGCTGCCGCGCTTCTTCATTCACCGCCCCGTATTCGCCTGGGTACTGGCGATCTGCATCATGGCGTTCGGCACGATTGCGGTGACCCAGCTGCCGGTCGAGCAGTATCCGGACATCGCACCGCCGCAGGTCAACATCACCGCCAACTACACCGGCGCGTCTGCGGAGACGGTGGAAGACAGTGTCACCCAGGTGATCGAACAGCAGATCAAGGGCATCGACCACCTGCTGTATTTTTCCTCCACCAGTTCGTCTTCGGGGCAGGCGCGGATCACGGTCACCTTCGACCAGAGCGCCAACCCCGATATCGCCCAGGTGCAGGTGCAGAACAGCGTCAACCAGGCCATCAACCGCCTGCCGCAGGAAGTGCAGCAGCAGGGCGTGACCGTGGCCAAGTCGCAGGGCGACTCGCTGATGGTGGTTTCGCTGTACGACACCAGCCGGCGCATGGAGCGGGTGGACGTATCCGACTTCCTGGTCAGCAACGTGCAGGATCCGATCAGCCGCATTGCCGGCGTCGGCGAGATCAACGTATTCGGTTCGGCCTATGCGATGCGCGTGTGGCTCGACCCGCACAAGCTGCGTGCCTACGATCTGATGCCATCGGATGTGCGCAGCGCGATCCAGGCACAGAACACCCAGGTCACTGCCGGTGAACTGGGGGCGCTGCCGTCCAGTGCGACGCAGAGCCTCAATGCCACCGTCACCGCGCAGTCGCGCCTGCAGACCCCGGAACAGTTCCGCGCGATCATCCTGCGCACCTTGCCCAGTGGCGCGGCGGTGCACCTGGGTGATGTCGCGCGGGTCGAGATCGGCGCGGAGAATTACCAGACCAGCAGCTACCTCAATGGCTATCCGGCGGCGGGTTTCTCGGTGACCCTGGCCTCCGGCGCCAACGCACTGGCCACCGCCGATGCGGTGCGCGCGGAGCTTGACCGGCTGCGGCCTACGTTCCCACCCGGTCTGCAGGTGGCCTATCCACGCGACAGCACGCCGTTCGTACGGGTCTCCATCGAAGGGGTCATCCACACCCTCATCGAGGCGATCGTGCTGGTGGTGGTGGTGATGTTCCTGTTCCTGCAGAACGTCCGTGCCACCTTGATCCCGGCGATCACTGTGCCGGTAGTGCTGCTGGGGACTTTCGGTGTCCTCGCGGTGGCCGGCTTCACCATCAACACGCTGACCCTGTTTGCGATGGTGCTGGCCATCGGCCTGTTGGTGGATGATGCGATCGTGGTGGTGGAGAACGTGGAACGCATCATCCACGAAGAGCATCTGCCGCCACGCGAGGCGACCGAGAAATCCATGGGCGAGATCACCGGTGCGCTGATCGGCATCACCGTGGTGCTCGGCGCGGTGTTCCTGCCGATGGCGCTGTTCGGCGGCTCCACCGGCATCATCTACCGGCAGTTCTCGATCACCATTGCATCTGCCATGGCGCTGTCGGCGCTGGTCGCGCTGACCCTGACCCCGGCGCTGTGCGCGACCCTGCTCAAGCCTTCGTCGGCACAGAAGCCACCGGGACGCTTCTTTGCTGCGTTCAACCGTGGCGTCGAACGCAGCCAGTCGGCCTACCAGGGCAGGCTGGGTGGCGTGGTGGCCCAGCCGCGGCGCTGGATGGCGTTCTACCTGCTGCTGGTGATCGCCATGATTGCCTTGTATGCGCGCATGCCGACCGGTTTCCTGCCGGTGGAGGACCAGGGCCAGGTGACCTTCCAGTTCTCCACGCCGGAAGGCACGCCGATGGCGCGCACCGAGGCGCTGGGCGAGCAGATCAGCCGCTACTTCATGGAGCACGAGAAGCAGAATCTGGACGTGGTGTTCGTGGTGGTTGGTCGCAACAATGCGGGTACCGGGCAGAATGCCGGCCAGGGCTTCCTGGCGCTCAAACCGTGGGACGAGCGCAACGGCGACAACACGGCGGCGGCGATCATCGCGCGCGCCAACGCCTATTTCCGCAAGCTGCCCGACGCCAAGGTGAATGTACTGGCGCCACCAGCCGTGCGCGGTCTGGGCCAGTCCAGCGGTTTCGAACTGTGGCTGCAGGACACCAGCGCGGCCGGCCGGGTGGCATTGCAGGCCGCGCAGGAAAAGGTGGTGCGCGCAGCCGGCGAGGATGACGGGCTGACGTCGGTGCGCTTGAACGGGCTGGGTGACAAGGCCGAGCTGCGGCTGGACATCGACCATGCGCAGGCCAGTGCCCTGGGTCTGGCCCAGGCCGACATCAATTCCACGCTGTCCGCTGCCTGGGGTGGCAGCTACATCAATGATTTCCTGGACCGTGGCCGGGTCAAGCGCGTCTACATGCAGGGCGACCAACCTTACCGCAGCGTGCCCGACGACATCGGCCAGTGGTATGTGCGCGGCGGCAACGGTCAGATGGCATCGTTCGCCAGCTTCGCCAGCAGTCACTGGGCGCGTGGGCCGCAGCTGCAGCAGCGCTTCAACGGCCTGCCTGCGATGCAGATCCAGGGCAGTGCGGCCGAAGGGCGCAGCTCGGGCGAAGCGATGCAGCGCATGCAGGCGCTGGTGGCCGGGCAACCCGGGTTCGATCTGCAATGGAGCGGGTTGTCCTACCAGGAACAGCTGGCCAGCAACCAGACCCTGTACCTGTACGCCGCGTCGATCGCCTTCATCTTCCTGTGCCTGGCCGCGCTCTACGAGAGCTGGACGGTGCCGGTGGCGGTGGTGCTGGTGATCCCGCTGGGCGTGATCGGTACGGTGCTGGCGACTACGGCTGCAGGCTTCGTCAATGACATCTACTTCCAGGTGGGGTTGCTGACCACCATTGGACTGTCGGCAAAGAACGCGATCCTGATCGTTGAGTTCGCCGAAGCGCGCTACCGCGCAGGCAGTTCGGCGGTGGAGGCGGCACTGCAGGGCGCGCGCCTGCGCCTGCGGCCGATCGTGATGACTTCGCTGGCCTTTGTGGCAGGCGTCATCCCGCTGGCGTTGGCCACCGGCGCCGGCGCGGTCAGCCGCCGTGAAATCGGCATGAGCGTGATCGGCGGCATGCTCTCGGGAACCGTGCTGGCGGTGGTGCTGGTGCCGCTGTTCTTCGTGCTGGTACGGCGGTTGGGCAGGGCGCGGCCAGTGCATTGA
- a CDS encoding efflux RND transporter periplasmic adaptor subunit: protein MTLPYFLLPAAAWRLPRIRRLPLLLALATLLAGCGKDAPKPATAAPEVTVLTLQNQTLALEQELPGRTVASQESDVRPQVDGVLVKRLFEQGQRVKAGQPLFQIEPALYQAALNEAQANLKTAEAAAVTARLRAQRMQALGKDQLAARQDVDDAIASGQQAAAAVQAAQAARDTASTRLGFATVSAPIAGRIGRALFTPGALVTSAQADPLARIQQVDPMNVDITQSSNEYLALRRAIAAGGVQANSAPVRLRLSDGTDYPLPGTLEFADIDVQQETGSITLRAQFPNPDGQLLPGMYVRAQVGQGTQQQALLVPQSAVDRSAKGEAQAWLVDKEGKARLRTFRTARAVGNQWLVLDGISAGEQVVVAGAQGLADGMAVRMKPAPVAAPAGKD from the coding sequence ATGACCCTCCCGTACTTTCTCCTGCCGGCTGCGGCCTGGCGCCTGCCCCGAATCCGGCGCCTGCCGCTGTTGCTGGCCTTGGCAACCCTGCTGGCCGGCTGCGGCAAGGACGCGCCCAAGCCAGCCACGGCGGCGCCGGAAGTGACCGTGCTGACGCTGCAGAACCAGACGCTGGCGCTGGAGCAGGAGCTGCCGGGGCGCACCGTCGCTTCGCAGGAATCGGATGTACGGCCACAGGTGGACGGGGTGCTGGTGAAGCGGCTGTTCGAGCAGGGGCAGCGGGTGAAGGCCGGGCAGCCCCTGTTCCAGATCGAGCCGGCGCTGTACCAGGCGGCCCTGAACGAGGCACAGGCCAACCTGAAGACCGCCGAAGCGGCCGCCGTGACCGCGCGCCTGCGGGCGCAGCGGATGCAGGCGCTGGGCAAGGACCAGCTGGCCGCGCGGCAGGACGTGGACGATGCCATTGCCAGTGGCCAACAGGCGGCTGCGGCGGTACAGGCCGCGCAGGCGGCGCGCGATACCGCCAGCACGCGGCTGGGTTTTGCCACGGTCAGTGCACCGATTGCCGGCCGCATCGGGCGCGCGCTGTTCACCCCGGGCGCGCTGGTGACGTCCGCCCAGGCCGATCCGCTGGCGCGGATCCAGCAGGTGGATCCGATGAACGTGGACATCACCCAGTCCAGCAACGAGTACCTGGCGTTGCGTCGTGCCATTGCCGCCGGTGGCGTGCAGGCCAACAGCGCGCCGGTGCGGCTGCGCTTGTCCGATGGCACCGACTACCCGCTACCGGGCACGCTCGAATTTGCCGACATCGATGTGCAGCAGGAGACCGGCAGCATCACCCTGCGTGCGCAGTTCCCCAATCCCGACGGACAGCTGTTGCCCGGGATGTATGTGCGCGCGCAGGTGGGACAGGGCACGCAGCAGCAGGCCCTGCTGGTGCCGCAGTCGGCGGTGGACCGCAGTGCCAAGGGCGAGGCGCAGGCGTGGCTGGTCGACAAGGAGGGCAAGGCGCGGCTGCGCACCTTCCGCACTGCGCGCGCGGTCGGCAATCAGTGGCTGGTGCTGGACGGCATCAGTGCGGGTGAGCAGGTGGTGGTGGCCGGAGCGCAGGGCCTTGCCGATGGCATGGCGGTGCGGATGAAACCCGCGCCCGTGGCTGCGCCGGCTGGAAAGGACTGA
- a CDS encoding response regulator transcription factor has protein sequence MPRVLTIEDDLVTAEEIATELRSHGFEVDLAADGSNGLALARAGDYAVITLDRMLPGVDGLTLVTTLRREGVTTPVLMISALSDVDERVRGLRAGGDDYLTKPFASDEMAARVEVLIRRHGQMGTADSVLRAGDLELDLMSRSARRGGQEISLLPTEFKLLEFLVRNAGQVVTRTMLFQEVWGYHFDPGTNLIDVHIGRVRKRIEQPGRTQPIKTVRGTGYVFDARA, from the coding sequence ATGCCGCGCGTACTCACCATCGAGGACGACCTTGTCACCGCGGAGGAAATCGCCACCGAGCTGCGCAGCCACGGCTTCGAGGTCGACCTGGCAGCGGACGGCAGCAATGGCCTGGCGCTGGCACGCGCAGGCGACTACGCGGTGATCACCCTGGATCGCATGCTGCCGGGCGTGGATGGGCTGACCCTGGTCACCACGCTGCGCCGCGAAGGCGTCACCACGCCGGTGCTGATGATCAGTGCTCTGTCGGACGTGGACGAGCGCGTGCGCGGACTGCGCGCCGGTGGCGACGACTACCTGACCAAACCGTTCGCCTCGGATGAAATGGCGGCGCGCGTGGAGGTGCTGATCCGCCGCCATGGCCAGATGGGCACAGCCGACAGCGTGCTGCGCGCCGGTGATCTCGAACTGGACCTGATGAGCCGCTCGGCACGCCGCGGCGGCCAGGAAATCAGCCTGCTGCCAACCGAGTTCAAGCTGCTCGAGTTCCTGGTCCGCAACGCCGGCCAGGTGGTCACCCGCACCATGTTGTTCCAGGAAGTCTGGGGCTACCACTTCGATCCGGGCACCAACCTGATCGACGTGCACATCGGCCGTGTGCGCAAACGCATCGAGCAGCCCGGCCGCACGCAGCCGATCAAGACCGTAAGGGGAACCGGCTATGTCTTCGACGCGCGCGCCTGA
- a CDS encoding ATP-binding protein — protein MSSTRAPDQWRSSSSRLLGLYCILFVAWSSMLLGVMYWRISDYLNDLTESGLQQRAHLFMSFDGPALDDALRDSQRFDLHQVYTYGLFDNAGMPMAGPLTAIPEGLPLDGNSHPVAGWTLVDGPHESGGSALGVVTRDGRTLVFVRQNGKLMAVNSIILDALLWGVSLTVIPGLVGWHLLRRRPLKRIQQIEAATNRIIAGDLGQRLPVSNRRDEIDRLSSIVNAMLERIEQLMTEVKGVCDSIAHDLRTPLTRLRAHLYRMRVGLDEHDAHADPLDKALAETDMLMARFAALLRVSELESHQRRSAFDEVDIADLLQELHQFYLPLAEEKQQLLELQVAPQIGMLRGDRELLFEAVANLLSNALQFTPEHGRILLRAVDDHGAPRIDVIDNGPGIPPQDRTLIYQRFFRGSSSAGQAPGFGLGLSIVAAIAGLHGFRVRAGSAPDGGAWMSIRGATDGLP, from the coding sequence ATGTCTTCGACGCGCGCGCCTGATCAGTGGCGCTCGTCCAGCAGCCGCCTTCTTGGCCTGTACTGCATCCTGTTCGTGGCCTGGTCGAGCATGCTGCTGGGGGTGATGTACTGGCGCATCTCCGATTATCTGAACGACCTGACCGAATCGGGCCTGCAGCAGCGCGCTCATCTGTTCATGAGCTTCGACGGCCCTGCCCTGGATGACGCACTGCGCGACAGCCAGCGCTTCGACCTGCACCAGGTGTATACGTATGGGCTGTTCGACAACGCCGGCATGCCGATGGCGGGCCCGTTGACGGCCATTCCCGAGGGACTGCCGCTGGATGGCAACTCGCATCCCGTGGCGGGTTGGACACTGGTCGATGGCCCGCATGAGAGCGGTGGCAGCGCGCTCGGCGTGGTGACCCGCGATGGCCGCACACTGGTGTTCGTGCGCCAGAACGGCAAGCTCATGGCGGTCAACAGCATCATCCTCGATGCGCTGCTGTGGGGCGTGTCACTGACCGTCATCCCCGGACTGGTGGGCTGGCATCTGCTGCGCCGGCGCCCGTTGAAGCGGATCCAGCAGATCGAAGCGGCCACCAACCGGATCATCGCCGGCGACCTCGGGCAACGCCTGCCGGTGTCCAACCGGCGCGATGAAATCGATCGGCTGTCGAGCATCGTCAACGCCATGCTGGAACGCATCGAACAGCTGATGACCGAGGTCAAAGGCGTGTGCGACAGCATCGCGCATGACCTGCGTACACCGCTCACGCGCCTGCGTGCGCACCTCTACCGCATGCGCGTGGGCCTGGACGAGCACGACGCGCACGCCGACCCGCTGGACAAGGCACTGGCGGAGACCGACATGCTGATGGCGCGCTTCGCTGCGCTGCTGCGTGTGTCCGAACTGGAAAGCCATCAGCGCCGCTCCGCCTTCGACGAGGTCGACATCGCCGACCTGCTGCAGGAGCTGCACCAGTTCTACCTGCCGTTGGCCGAAGAGAAGCAGCAGCTGTTGGAACTGCAGGTAGCGCCGCAGATCGGCATGCTGCGTGGCGATCGCGAACTGCTGTTCGAAGCGGTGGCCAACCTGCTGTCCAACGCCCTGCAGTTCACACCCGAGCACGGGCGCATCCTGCTGCGCGCGGTGGACGACCACGGCGCGCCCCGGATCGATGTGATCGACAACGGGCCGGGCATCCCGCCGCAGGACCGCACCTTGATCTATCAGCGCTTTTTCCGCGGCAGCAGCAGTGCCGGGCAAGCCCCTGGATTTGGCCTGGGGCTGTCGATCGTGGCCGCCATCGCCGGGCTGCACGGCTTCCGCGTCCGCGCCGGCAGCGCCCCCGACGGGGGCGCCTGGATGAGCATCCGTGGCGCCACGGACGGCCTGCCCTGA
- a CDS encoding TonB-dependent siderophore receptor yields MPALPSRRPLLYTLFLPTLLASAIAQAQDGTAARTLDKVTVVAERASTATKTDTALTETPQAISVVTQQLFTDRGAHNLQEVLRYSAGVTADAWGLDTRNDASSVRGLDPVQYQDGLRRSYGFSPLARPEVYGLERVEVLRGPSSVLYGAGATGGIINAMSKRPTFGATRGEIGLQLGSFDRRQLQGDIGGALNDDGTVAGRFVGLVRESNMQTDVLKDDRVYLAPSLSWRGERSTLTLLASYQHDKTGSSQQFLPLAATLYAAPGRRLDPTTFIGDAGFDRIDSRVYSLTALFDHRFNDAVSLRSAVRYIDGRTTLQQLYVDSYSNPENPFIDADRRVVNRTAYGTQPDIQVLSADNAVQFDFSTGVFQHLLLAGVDYSQYKEQLQRLDATGTPIDVYAPVSIAPTVRGWERQPDQTSSQLGVYVQDQIRWADRVSLVLGARRDHARSKTEGQPSQTDNATTYRAGLIGELGGGVSPYLSYSESFLPVSGQDLFGSAFKPMRGRQAEGGIKWQPARNMLLTLAAYRITETNRQTNDPDNVLNVVQTGQIRSKGVELEGQFQFANDLTVTAAIARNEAEVSRSNFALEVGERLNDTPQDLASAWVSKAFQLDDAARMKLGLGVRHVGNTVSLGNGGRVITPSYTLADALVEVQVTNWTWALNITNLTDKRYYAPCRTFGDCFAGYPRVVTGTISYRF; encoded by the coding sequence ATGCCCGCCCTGCCGTCGCGCCGCCCGCTGCTGTACACGCTGTTCCTGCCCACCCTGCTGGCGTCGGCTATCGCCCAGGCCCAGGACGGCACTGCAGCGCGGACCCTGGACAAGGTAACCGTGGTGGCCGAGCGCGCCAGCACCGCAACCAAGACCGACACCGCCCTGACCGAGACGCCGCAGGCGATCAGCGTGGTCACCCAGCAGCTGTTCACCGATCGCGGCGCGCACAATCTGCAGGAAGTGCTGCGCTACAGCGCCGGTGTCACCGCCGATGCCTGGGGCCTGGACACCCGCAACGACGCCAGCTCGGTGCGCGGCCTGGACCCGGTGCAGTACCAGGATGGCCTGCGCCGCAGCTACGGTTTCAGCCCGCTGGCGCGCCCGGAGGTTTACGGCCTGGAACGGGTGGAAGTGCTGCGCGGTCCGTCGTCGGTGCTCTACGGCGCAGGTGCCACCGGCGGCATCATCAACGCGATGAGCAAGCGCCCGACCTTCGGCGCCACCCGCGGTGAAATCGGCCTGCAGCTGGGCAGCTTCGACCGCCGCCAGCTGCAGGGCGACATCGGTGGTGCATTGAATGACGACGGCACGGTTGCCGGACGCTTCGTTGGCCTTGTGCGCGAATCGAACATGCAGACCGATGTCCTCAAGGACGACCGGGTCTATCTGGCGCCATCGCTCAGCTGGCGCGGCGAACGCAGCACTTTGACCCTGCTGGCCAGCTACCAGCACGACAAGACCGGCTCCAGCCAGCAGTTCCTGCCGCTGGCCGCCACCCTGTACGCAGCACCCGGCCGTCGCCTGGATCCGACCACGTTCATCGGCGATGCCGGTTTCGACCGCATTGATTCGCGCGTGTACAGCCTGACCGCCCTGTTCGACCATCGCTTCAACGACGCGGTCAGCCTGCGCTCGGCGGTGCGCTACATCGATGGCAGAACCACGCTGCAGCAGCTGTATGTGGACAGCTACAGCAACCCGGAGAACCCCTTCATCGACGCCGACCGGCGCGTGGTCAACCGCACCGCCTACGGCACGCAGCCGGACATCCAGGTGCTCAGCGCCGACAACGCGGTGCAGTTCGACTTCAGCACCGGCGTCTTCCAGCACCTGCTGCTGGCCGGCGTGGACTACAGCCAGTACAAGGAACAATTGCAGCGACTGGATGCCACCGGCACGCCCATCGACGTCTACGCGCCGGTATCGATAGCGCCGACCGTCCGTGGCTGGGAACGCCAGCCGGACCAGACGTCCTCCCAGCTGGGCGTGTATGTGCAGGACCAGATCCGCTGGGCCGATCGCGTATCGCTGGTGCTGGGTGCGCGTCGCGATCATGCGCGTTCGAAGACCGAAGGCCAGCCCAGCCAGACCGACAATGCCACCACCTACCGCGCCGGCCTGATCGGCGAGCTCGGTGGTGGCGTATCGCCGTACCTGAGCTACAGCGAGTCGTTCCTGCCGGTATCCGGCCAGGATCTGTTCGGCAGTGCATTCAAGCCGATGCGCGGACGCCAGGCCGAAGGTGGCATCAAGTGGCAGCCGGCGCGCAACATGCTGTTGACCCTGGCTGCCTACCGGATCACCGAAACCAACCGCCAGACCAACGATCCGGACAACGTGCTGAACGTGGTGCAGACCGGCCAGATCCGTTCCAAGGGCGTGGAGCTGGAGGGCCAGTTCCAGTTTGCCAACGACCTCACCGTCACGGCGGCCATTGCGCGCAACGAAGCCGAGGTCAGCCGCAGCAACTTCGCATTGGAAGTGGGCGAGCGCCTGAACGATACCCCGCAGGATCTGGCCTCGGCCTGGGTGTCCAAGGCCTTCCAGCTGGATGATGCTGCACGAATGAAACTCGGCCTGGGCGTGCGCCATGTCGGCAACACGGTATCGCTGGGCAACGGCGGCCGCGTCATCACCCCCAGCTACACCCTGGCCGATGCGCTGGTGGAAGTGCAGGTGACCAACTGGACCTGGGCCTTGAACATCACCAACCTCACCGACAAGCGTTACTACGCGCCGTGCCGCACCTTCGGCGATTGCTTCGCCGGCTACCCGCGTGTGGTCACCGGTACCATCAGCTATCGGTTCTGA
- a CDS encoding LysR family transcriptional regulator encodes MIDLRLLRQFVAVAEELHFHRAAARLHMSQPPLTAAMRRLEDEVGTGLIVRGNRTLGLTAAGQTLLVEARATLQQAEQALQRTRESAAGQTGTLRVGYVGSALYGRLPALIRQFRHAFAQVQLHLHEATSRQQQQWLREGRIDLGILIPPIISAELHLQAFDQDRLAIALPRAHRLVAQQRLDVADLMDEPFVSWPSAEGIGFHAQVLGLCTAAGFTPRVVQEAQGMHAVLSLVAVEAGVAIVPASMTGFRPDEIVYQPLDGANAAFDLQFCMRPESPAPVLQNFLAMAAQPVVS; translated from the coding sequence ATGATCGATCTGCGCCTGCTCCGCCAGTTCGTGGCGGTGGCCGAAGAACTGCACTTCCATCGCGCCGCGGCACGCCTGCATATGTCGCAGCCGCCATTGACGGCGGCAATGCGGCGCCTGGAAGACGAAGTGGGCACCGGACTGATCGTGCGCGGCAACCGCACGCTGGGCCTGACCGCAGCAGGGCAGACGCTGCTGGTGGAGGCGCGTGCGACGCTGCAGCAGGCCGAACAGGCGTTGCAGCGCACGCGTGAATCTGCTGCTGGGCAGACCGGGACGCTGCGCGTAGGCTACGTCGGCAGCGCACTCTATGGGCGCCTGCCGGCACTGATCCGCCAGTTCCGGCACGCCTTTGCGCAGGTGCAGCTGCATCTGCACGAAGCCACTTCGCGGCAGCAGCAACAGTGGCTGCGCGAGGGGCGCATCGATCTGGGCATCCTGATTCCGCCGATCATTTCCGCAGAACTGCATCTGCAGGCATTCGACCAGGATCGACTGGCCATTGCCCTGCCGCGTGCGCATCGACTGGTTGCACAGCAGCGGTTGGACGTCGCAGACCTGATGGATGAGCCTTTCGTTTCATGGCCATCGGCCGAAGGTATCGGCTTCCATGCACAGGTGCTGGGCCTGTGTACCGCTGCCGGCTTCACGCCACGGGTCGTGCAGGAAGCGCAGGGCATGCACGCGGTGTTGTCGCTGGTGGCGGTGGAAGCGGGCGTGGCGATCGTGCCGGCCAGCATGACCGGGTTCCGTCCTGATGAGATCGTGTATCAGCCATTGGATGGTGCCAATGCCGCCTTCGACCTGCAGTTCTGCATGCGCCCGGAATCACCCGCACCGGTGTTGCAGAATTTCCTGGCGATGGCAGCGCAACCGGTAGTGTCGTGA